From Chthonomonas sp., the proteins below share one genomic window:
- the rplF gene encoding 50S ribosomal protein L6 gives MSRIGKLPIKVPANVTVTIDGDNLVTVKGPKGELKQMVARELTLDQSDGVLTLARPNNQSRNRAQHGLARTLINNMIVGVTQGHSKSLQIIGVGYRVAAEGKGLLLNMGYSHPVRIPATEGIDFDVKVDDKARTQHIVVNGIDKALVGQLAADIRKVRKPEPYKGKGIRYTGEVIKLKAGKRAGAKK, from the coding sequence CGGCGATAACCTCGTCACGGTCAAGGGACCGAAGGGTGAACTCAAGCAAATGGTCGCCCGCGAACTGACCCTGGACCAAAGCGACGGTGTATTGACCCTTGCGCGTCCCAACAACCAATCGCGAAACCGCGCTCAGCACGGCCTCGCTCGCACCCTGATCAACAACATGATTGTGGGCGTGACGCAAGGACACTCGAAGTCGCTCCAAATTATTGGGGTTGGTTACCGTGTGGCCGCCGAAGGCAAGGGCCTGTTGCTGAACATGGGCTACTCGCACCCGGTGCGCATTCCCGCCACCGAAGGAATCGACTTTGACGTCAAGGTAGACGACAAGGCTCGTACCCAACATATCGTCGTAAACGGCATCGACAAGGCCCTGGTGGGTCAACTCGCCGCCGACATCCGCAAGGTCCGCAAGCCCGAACCGTACAAGGGGAAGGGGATTCGGTACACCGGAGAAGTCATCAAGCTCAAGGCTGGTAAGCGAGCCGGGGCGAAGAAGTAA
- the rplR gene encoding 50S ribosomal protein L18 has translation MATKTRSQLRVIRHTRVRKTVSGAAERPRLAVFRSLKHISCQVIDDSTGRTLVAASSMEKDLKATGNVEGATLVGQAIAKRAAEAGIKAVVFDRGGFRYHGRVSALAEGARKGGLEF, from the coding sequence ATGGCAACTAAAACTCGATCTCAACTTCGTGTCATTCGCCACACTCGTGTGCGAAAGACCGTTTCGGGTGCCGCCGAGCGCCCTCGACTGGCCGTCTTCCGCAGCCTGAAGCACATCTCGTGCCAGGTCATTGATGACAGCACCGGCCGCACTCTGGTCGCCGCCAGCTCCATGGAAAAGGATCTCAAGGCCACCGGCAACGTGGAAGGCGCGACCCTCGTCGGTCAAGCCATCGCCAAGCGCGCCGCGGAAGCTGGCATCAAGGCCGTGGTCTTCGACCGCGGTGGGTTCCGCTACCACGGACGTGTGTCGGCTTTGGCCGAAGGCGCCCGCAAGGGAGGACTTGAATTCTAA
- the rpsE gene encoding 30S ribosomal protein S5, with protein sequence MQQRSGQRRPSNQQQDGPQLDVRVIRLNKVSKTHKGGKTMSWSVLVVVGDNKGKVGVGLGKARGVPDAIRKGEEAARKDMMKVPMIGTTIPHAVESRCGTASVMLKPASPGTGVKAGSAIRACLECAGVHDVLAKSLGSRNPVNMAYATIEAFKELQVPEQAASRRGLDSSELIPWLAKARKEEEDNATH encoded by the coding sequence ATGCAACAACGCAGCGGACAACGCCGCCCGAGCAACCAGCAACAAGATGGACCTCAGCTCGACGTGCGCGTCATCCGGTTGAACAAGGTTTCGAAGACGCACAAGGGCGGTAAGACCATGTCGTGGTCGGTTCTCGTCGTGGTCGGCGACAACAAGGGCAAGGTCGGGGTTGGTCTCGGCAAGGCTCGCGGTGTCCCCGACGCCATCCGCAAGGGTGAAGAAGCGGCGCGCAAGGACATGATGAAGGTTCCGATGATCGGCACCACCATCCCCCACGCCGTGGAATCGCGATGCGGAACGGCCAGCGTGATGCTCAAGCCGGCTTCGCCCGGTACCGGCGTCAAGGCCGGTTCGGCCATCCGAGCATGCCTCGAATGCGCCGGGGTCCACGACGTGCTCGCTAAGTCGCTTGGCTCGCGCAATCCGGTGAACATGGCGTATGCCACCATCGAAGCGTTTAAGGAACTTCAAGTCCCCGAGCAAGCCGCGTCCCGACGTGGGCTCGACTCGTCTGAGCTGATTCCTTGGCTTGCCAAGGCCCGTAAGGAGGAAGAGGATAATGCTACGCATTGA
- the rpmD gene encoding 50S ribosomal protein L30: MLRIELVKSLIGQKPVTKNNVKALGLGKINSFVIQKDTPQVRGQLHRIQHMVTVTEIADEAPKKAEKKTAKKES, encoded by the coding sequence ATGCTACGCATTGAACTAGTGAAGAGCCTGATCGGCCAAAAGCCGGTCACGAAGAACAACGTCAAGGCCCTGGGCCTCGGCAAAATCAATAGCTTCGTGATCCAAAAGGACACTCCGCAAGTCCGTGGTCAACTCCACCGCATCCAGCACATGGTGACGGTGACCGAGATCGCTGACGAAGCCCCGAAGAAGGCCGAAAAGAAGACGGCTAAGAAGGAAAGCTAA
- the rplO gene encoding 50S ribosomal protein L15 — MSLHNLRPSKGSTKRPRRLARGIGSGLGKTAGRGMKGQKARRQVHPNFEGGQTPLQRRLPVKKGFRNVNHKEFAIVNLDDLERLFKAGDTVSPETLKATGIISGIKDGLKILAFGDLKKKLSVSAHKFSKAAQEAIEKAGGSVTVLESKAKSNPVKKDKKGEAAPKAEKAAKAEAKAPAKKAAATKTAPKTTKAKKSAE; from the coding sequence ATGAGTTTGCACAATCTCCGCCCCTCCAAGGGCTCGACCAAGCGCCCGCGACGACTCGCTCGTGGGATCGGCTCCGGCCTCGGCAAAACCGCTGGCCGCGGCATGAAGGGTCAAAAGGCTCGACGACAAGTCCACCCGAACTTTGAAGGTGGACAAACGCCGCTTCAACGCCGCTTGCCGGTCAAGAAGGGTTTCCGCAACGTGAACCATAAGGAGTTCGCGATTGTAAACCTGGACGACCTTGAGCGACTGTTTAAGGCGGGCGACACGGTGAGCCCGGAAACCCTCAAGGCAACCGGCATCATCAGCGGGATTAAGGACGGCCTCAAGATTCTGGCCTTCGGCGACCTCAAGAAGAAGTTGAGCGTTTCGGCGCACAAGTTCAGTAAGGCTGCTCAGGAAGCAATCGAAAAGGCGGGTGGTTCGGTGACCGTGCTGGAAAGCAAGGCCAAGAGCAATCCGGTGAAGAAGGACAAGAAGGGCGAAGCCGCGCCGAAGGCCGAAAAGGCCGCGAAGGCGGAAGCCAAGGCGCCAGCCAAGAAGGCCGCCGCCACCAAGACTGCTCCGAAGACGACGAAAGCCAAGAAATCGGCTGAGTAA
- the secY gene encoding preprotein translocase subunit SecY — protein sequence MNMDAYGQGSGDKNLKMNLADTIRLAWADEDLRTRIMFILKVFAIYVAGIHIRVPIPGVNMESFARAVGSSTFFDLINTLGGGGLKKISIFALGLGPYITSSIIMQILTSANPAWKKEMAEGGQYARQQQNKRTKALTLLLCVFQGITFLRMISSAGGGTFSPFVMTSVIIFWTAGSYFLLWLGEQLSEKGIGNGTSLLIFAGIVIAFPSQIEVIISGIRTGNLAFWQPIVLIAMFFASTWFVVHFTVAQRRIPIQHMRRQMGTKAMGGGTNYLPFSVNMVGVIPIIFASALLALPSQLAGAFKAGTPTYDFFQSVQLFTYPDFSRWQGYVGAFVYMVLIFFFTYFYTAIQFSVDDISDNLKRHGSFIPGVRPGKQTRDFLDTIISRITVIGALFLSIVSLSQFLVPLVVPVRGLSQIFGTSLLIMVSVALETMRQIEANLIMKQYGN from the coding sequence ATGAATATGGACGCATACGGCCAAGGCAGCGGTGACAAGAACCTCAAGATGAATCTTGCGGATACCATTCGCCTTGCCTGGGCCGATGAGGACCTCCGTACGCGGATCATGTTCATCCTGAAAGTGTTCGCGATCTACGTGGCCGGTATCCACATTCGGGTTCCGATCCCCGGGGTCAACATGGAAAGTTTCGCCCGCGCGGTGGGCTCTTCCACCTTCTTCGACCTGATCAACACCCTCGGTGGTGGCGGTCTGAAGAAGATTTCAATTTTCGCTCTGGGCCTTGGCCCGTACATCACGTCCAGCATCATCATGCAGATCCTGACCTCGGCCAATCCGGCTTGGAAGAAGGAAATGGCGGAAGGCGGACAGTACGCTCGGCAGCAACAGAACAAGCGCACCAAGGCACTCACGCTCTTGCTGTGTGTGTTCCAAGGCATCACCTTTTTGCGGATGATCTCGAGCGCTGGCGGCGGCACATTCTCGCCGTTCGTCATGACCTCGGTCATCATCTTTTGGACGGCGGGTTCCTACTTCCTCCTCTGGCTGGGCGAACAGCTTAGCGAAAAGGGCATCGGAAACGGCACTAGCCTGCTGATCTTCGCCGGGATTGTCATTGCGTTCCCCTCGCAGATTGAGGTGATCATCAGCGGTATCCGCACCGGCAACCTCGCGTTTTGGCAGCCGATCGTGCTCATCGCGATGTTCTTTGCGAGCACCTGGTTTGTTGTTCACTTCACCGTCGCACAGCGCCGAATTCCGATTCAGCATATGCGGCGTCAGATGGGCACCAAGGCCATGGGCGGCGGAACCAACTACCTGCCGTTCAGCGTGAACATGGTCGGCGTCATTCCCATCATCTTTGCCTCGGCACTGCTCGCGTTACCATCGCAGTTGGCGGGTGCCTTCAAGGCGGGAACACCGACGTATGACTTCTTTCAGTCAGTGCAGCTCTTCACCTACCCGGACTTTTCAAGGTGGCAAGGGTATGTGGGCGCCTTCGTGTACATGGTGCTGATCTTCTTCTTCACCTACTTCTACACGGCCATTCAATTTAGTGTCGACGACATCTCGGACAACCTCAAACGCCACGGATCGTTCATTCCGGGCGTCCGTCCGGGTAAGCAAACGCGCGACTTCCTGGACACGATCATCTCCCGGATCACCGTCATTGGAGCGTTGTTCCTCTCGATCGTTTCGTTGTCGCAGTTCCTGGTGCCGCTCGTGGTGCCGGTTCGTGGCCTGAGCCAGATTTTCGGGACGTCGCTGCTCATTATGGTGAGCGTCGCGCTGGAAACCATGCGGCAGATCGAGGCGAACTTGATCATGAAGCAGTACGGCAACTAA
- a CDS encoding adenylate kinase — protein sequence MNIILIGPPGVGKGTQSELLQQRLGLLPLSTGVIFRQEIEAQTDLGRLAKRYIDQGRLVPNGVTIEMIAKRLRNSDVRHKGFILDGFPRTIDQAVALTEIGEENDIDIDGAVSLEVPDDVIVGRLSGRQGCTKCGAIYHLTNKPPKRPDICDNCNSPLFIRADDKPDAISERLRIFHESTMPVIAYYEGKGMLTRVDASREPEDVYAEIIEKFKAPA from the coding sequence ATGAACATCATCCTCATTGGACCGCCCGGCGTGGGTAAGGGCACGCAATCGGAACTGTTGCAACAGCGTCTTGGGCTGTTGCCGCTCTCCACTGGCGTTATCTTCCGTCAGGAAATCGAGGCGCAAACCGATCTCGGTCGTCTCGCCAAGCGCTACATTGACCAGGGTCGCCTGGTTCCCAACGGCGTCACCATTGAGATGATCGCGAAACGTCTTCGCAACTCCGACGTGCGCCACAAGGGATTTATTCTGGACGGCTTCCCGCGGACCATTGATCAAGCCGTGGCCCTCACCGAAATCGGCGAAGAAAACGACATTGACATTGATGGCGCGGTCTCGCTCGAAGTGCCCGACGATGTGATCGTGGGTCGCCTGAGCGGTCGCCAGGGCTGCACCAAGTGTGGGGCGATTTACCACTTAACCAACAAGCCACCCAAGCGCCCGGACATTTGCGACAACTGCAATTCGCCGCTGTTCATCCGCGCGGACGACAAGCCGGACGCGATCTCCGAGCGACTCCGCATTTTCCACGAATCCACGATGCCCGTGATTGCCTACTACGAGGGCAAAGGCATGCTCACCCGGGTGGACGCGAGCCGTGAGCCGGAAGATGTGTACGCAGAGATCATCGAGAAGTTTAAGGCTCCGGCATGA
- the map gene encoding type I methionyl aminopeptidase, which produces MIHLKSPEELDIMRESGRILARVLRTAGEMVAPGVTPLQIDGEIHRMITEAGGQPSFLGYNGFPNSACISVNEVVVHGIPTDVPLVEGDLIGLDLGVYINGFHTDAAWTFAVGKISPAHVKLMEVTEASLYAGIAQAKVGNKVGDISSVIEKMITKAGYGNVRELVGHGIGRSLHEEPSVPNYGIAGKGPVLKHGTTICIEPMINLGTHKVKTLPDNWTIVTADRKASVHFEHTIAVTKDGPLILTQE; this is translated from the coding sequence ATGATCCACCTGAAGTCGCCGGAAGAGCTCGACATCATGCGCGAGAGCGGCCGCATCCTCGCCCGGGTGCTGCGCACCGCGGGTGAAATGGTCGCCCCCGGCGTCACTCCGCTGCAAATCGACGGCGAGATCCACCGCATGATCACCGAAGCCGGTGGCCAGCCCTCGTTTTTGGGCTACAACGGCTTTCCCAACAGCGCCTGCATCTCGGTGAACGAGGTGGTGGTGCACGGGATTCCGACCGACGTGCCCCTGGTCGAAGGCGACCTCATCGGGCTCGATCTCGGCGTGTATATCAACGGATTTCATACCGACGCGGCGTGGACGTTCGCGGTCGGGAAGATCAGCCCGGCCCACGTCAAGCTCATGGAGGTCACCGAGGCGAGTCTCTACGCCGGCATCGCGCAGGCGAAGGTGGGCAACAAGGTGGGCGATATCTCCAGCGTTATCGAGAAGATGATCACCAAGGCGGGCTACGGCAACGTGCGCGAGCTTGTCGGTCACGGCATCGGACGGAGCCTCCACGAGGAGCCGAGCGTGCCGAACTACGGCATCGCCGGTAAAGGGCCGGTGCTCAAGCACGGCACGACCATTTGCATTGAGCCGATGATCAATCTCGGCACGCACAAGGTGAAGACGCTGCCCGACAACTGGACCATCGTGACCGCCGACCGCAAGGCGAGTGTGCACTTTGAGCACACGATTGCGGTGACCAAAGACGGCCCGCTCATCCTCACGCAGGAGTAA
- the infA gene encoding translation initiation factor IF-1: MAKRKFHPKKDKHPDDHKEEGIELEGVVLENLPNARFRVEIPDLQTEILAHVSGKMRMNWIKILPGDKVKVEVSPYDPTKGRITYRMRV, from the coding sequence ATGGCGAAAAGAAAATTTCACCCTAAGAAGGACAAACACCCCGACGATCACAAGGAGGAGGGGATTGAGTTAGAAGGCGTTGTGCTGGAAAACTTGCCCAACGCGCGCTTTCGCGTGGAGATTCCTGACCTTCAAACCGAAATTTTGGCCCACGTCAGCGGAAAAATGCGCATGAACTGGATCAAGATTTTGCCGGGGGACAAGGTGAAAGTTGAAGTTTCGCCGTACGATCCCACTAAAGGTCGGATCACTTACCGTATGCGTGTCTAA
- the rpmJ gene encoding 50S ribosomal protein L36, whose translation MKVRASVKKICDKCKVIKREGVVRVICVNPKHKQRQG comes from the coding sequence ATGAAAGTTAGGGCCAGTGTAAAGAAAATTTGCGACAAGTGCAAGGTGATTAAGCGCGAGGGAGTCGTGCGAGTCATCTGCGTGAATCCTAAACACAAGCAACGTCAAGGTTGA
- the rpsM gene encoding 30S ribosomal protein S13, whose protein sequence is MARIAGIDLPREKAVLYALPLIYGLGPKTTADLLEKTGLDPRKKVKDLTDAEISKLREAIDSDYQVEGDLRREVHQNIRRLMEIGCFRGLRHRRGLPTRGQRTRTNARTRKGKAKTVAGKKKARK, encoded by the coding sequence ATGGCTCGTATTGCCGGGATTGACTTACCACGAGAAAAGGCGGTTCTTTACGCCCTGCCGTTGATTTATGGGCTTGGCCCAAAGACGACGGCCGACCTGCTTGAGAAGACGGGCTTGGACCCGCGCAAGAAGGTGAAGGACCTGACGGACGCTGAGATTTCGAAGCTCCGCGAAGCGATTGATTCGGACTACCAAGTCGAAGGCGATCTGCGTCGCGAAGTGCACCAGAACATTCGTCGCCTGATGGAAATTGGCTGCTTCCGCGGCCTGCGCCATCGCCGTGGTCTGCCGACTCGTGGTCAACGCACGCGCACTAACGCTCGAACTCGCAAGGGTAAGGCAAAGACCGTCGCCGGCAAGAAGAAGGCCCGCAAGTAA
- the rpsK gene encoding 30S ribosomal protein S11, whose product MARKTTTRGKQKEKRQVASGCAYIHSSFNNTIISITDPQGAVLVWSSAGAVNFKGSRKGTPFAAQVAAERAAKNAIEGHGLKKVEVNVSGPGAGRETAIRSLAAAGLEVIAIKDITTIPHNGCRPPKKRRV is encoded by the coding sequence ATGGCACGAAAGACAACTACGCGAGGAAAGCAAAAGGAAAAGCGTCAGGTGGCCAGTGGGTGTGCTTACATTCACAGCTCCTTCAACAACACGATCATTTCGATCACCGATCCGCAAGGCGCGGTTCTGGTTTGGTCCAGCGCTGGGGCAGTGAACTTTAAGGGTAGCCGCAAGGGTACGCCGTTCGCCGCTCAAGTCGCCGCCGAACGAGCCGCCAAGAACGCGATCGAAGGTCACGGCCTTAAGAAGGTGGAAGTGAACGTGAGCGGCCCTGGTGCGGGACGCGAAACCGCGATCCGATCGCTGGCTGCCGCCGGCCTTGAAGTAATCGCCATTAAGGACATCACCACGATTCCCCACAACGGTTGCCGCCCGCCCAAGAAGCGCCGCGTCTAA
- a CDS encoding DNA-directed RNA polymerase subunit alpha codes for MPYIQTLELNSTYGKFVLEPLERGYGQTIGNALRRVLLSSINGMAVTGIRIDKVFHEFAQIPGVKEDATMFILNVANLAITSDMEFPPTEPVSFTISVKGPGKVTGADVVCPEGYSIANPEVYLCYVSDAKVTFNCELLAEWGSGYVLPDRHERWKGLIGTLAMGTQFTPVRKVNYIVEQTRVGNRTDYERLVLEVTTNGSVPPNDSVTQSAQILDKYFKMFFDLGKASIDMGFDEAEAEEPELSNVPEIKIEEMDFSQRTFNCLRRAGLLTLRHLATVTESDLIGIRGFGKKSLNEVRDKLEEHGLAIKPPKGGYRPIDFDDDEEEDFD; via the coding sequence ATGCCGTACATTCAGACACTTGAACTCAACTCCACTTACGGGAAGTTTGTCCTCGAGCCGCTAGAGCGCGGTTACGGGCAAACGATTGGTAACGCACTTCGCCGTGTGTTGCTCAGCTCGATCAATGGGATGGCCGTCACCGGCATTCGTATTGATAAGGTTTTCCATGAGTTCGCTCAGATCCCCGGCGTGAAGGAAGATGCGACCATGTTCATTCTGAACGTCGCCAACCTCGCCATCACCAGCGACATGGAGTTCCCGCCGACCGAACCGGTCAGCTTCACCATCAGCGTTAAGGGTCCGGGCAAGGTCACCGGCGCCGACGTCGTCTGCCCCGAAGGCTATTCGATCGCCAATCCTGAAGTTTATCTTTGCTACGTGAGCGACGCGAAGGTCACCTTCAACTGCGAACTGCTCGCCGAATGGGGTTCGGGCTACGTGCTTCCGGATCGCCACGAGCGCTGGAAGGGCCTCATTGGCACGCTCGCCATGGGCACGCAATTCACCCCGGTCCGCAAGGTCAACTACATTGTCGAACAAACACGCGTGGGCAACCGCACCGACTACGAGCGCCTGGTGCTCGAAGTCACCACCAACGGCAGCGTGCCGCCGAACGACTCGGTGACGCAGAGCGCGCAGATTCTTGACAAGTACTTCAAGATGTTCTTCGACCTCGGCAAGGCCAGCATCGACATGGGCTTCGACGAAGCCGAAGCGGAAGAACCGGAACTCAGCAACGTTCCGGAAATCAAGATTGAAGAAATGGACTTCAGTCAGCGCACGTTCAACTGCTTGCGCCGCGCCGGGCTCCTCACTCTTCGCCACCTCGCCACGGTCACCGAAAGCGACCTCATCGGCATTCGCGGTTTCGGCAAGAAGTCGCTCAACGAGGTCCGCGATAAGCTCGAAGAGCACGGTCTGGCCATTAAGCCTCCCAAGGGCGGCTACCGACCGATTGATTTTGACGACGACGAAGAAGAAGACTTCGACTGA
- the rplQ gene encoding 50S ribosomal protein L17, whose amino-acid sequence MYHKIDHRKLGLPHDQRMALLHNLCRQFVRVGYVHTTFGRAKELQRMAEKLITLAKADTLASRRAARKILVGHSASTPKPARLLAGKSDIEKLEILKQRSLINGEDLVKHLFDHVAPRFKDRKGGYTRLTKTGMRRGDAAITAVLELVD is encoded by the coding sequence ATGTATCACAAGATTGATCACCGTAAGTTGGGTCTTCCGCACGATCAGCGGATGGCGCTCCTCCACAACCTGTGCCGCCAATTCGTGCGCGTGGGCTACGTGCACACCACGTTTGGTCGCGCCAAGGAACTGCAACGCATGGCCGAAAAGCTGATTACGCTGGCCAAGGCCGATACGCTGGCTTCGCGCCGAGCGGCGCGCAAGATTCTCGTCGGTCACTCGGCGAGCACGCCGAAGCCCGCTCGCCTGCTGGCCGGGAAAAGCGATATCGAGAAGCTCGAAATCCTCAAGCAACGGAGCCTCATCAATGGCGAAGACCTGGTCAAGCACCTCTTCGATCACGTGGCTCCGCGCTTTAAGGATCGCAAGGGCGGCTACACCCGATTGACCAAGACCGGGATGCGACGCGGCGACGCGGCCATCACTGCGGTTCTTGAACTCGTCGACTAA
- the truA gene encoding tRNA pseudouridine(38-40) synthase TruA, translated as MNSSTKPRRIQLVVAYDGTDFCGWAAQPDQRTVQCTLIEAVRQISGEDCEIIGASRTDSGAHARGQSCHFDCKVNLPTERWARVLNRQLPPDIAVVRAREVPEHFHARFSARWRTYRYRIARDKDPLALRTAHWEPRELNLARMQQAAAHLVGEHDFRWYSEQCQDVENTVRKLAYLHVTRHADQTWIEIRGNAFVRGMMRRIAGGLLEVGLNRRPARDLAEMLHPRERESHMPPVVLPARGLTLLRVSYHRQFRDLREDGGLGKQKNSIQESDE; from the coding sequence TTGAACTCGTCGACTAAGCCACGCCGCATACAACTCGTCGTCGCTTACGACGGCACTGACTTTTGCGGCTGGGCCGCACAACCGGACCAACGGACGGTCCAATGCACATTAATAGAAGCCGTGCGCCAGATCTCGGGCGAAGATTGCGAGATCATTGGAGCAAGCCGCACCGATAGCGGAGCTCACGCCCGGGGACAAAGTTGCCATTTCGACTGTAAGGTCAACTTGCCCACCGAGCGATGGGCCCGCGTTCTCAACCGCCAACTGCCGCCCGATATCGCGGTGGTTCGAGCGCGCGAGGTTCCGGAGCACTTCCACGCTCGATTCAGCGCTCGCTGGCGCACCTACCGTTACCGTATCGCCCGCGACAAAGACCCGCTGGCCCTACGAACGGCCCACTGGGAACCCCGCGAACTGAACTTGGCGAGGATGCAACAGGCCGCCGCTCACCTTGTCGGCGAACATGACTTTCGCTGGTATAGCGAGCAGTGCCAGGACGTGGAGAACACCGTGCGCAAACTTGCCTACCTCCATGTGACGCGCCACGCTGACCAAACTTGGATCGAGATCCGAGGCAACGCGTTTGTCCGCGGCATGATGAGGAGGATCGCCGGAGGGCTACTGGAAGTCGGACTGAACCGACGCCCCGCCCGCGATTTGGCCGAGATGCTCCACCCGCGCGAACGCGAATCGCACATGCCCCCGGTTGTGCTGCCCGCGCGCGGACTGACCCTCCTACGGGTCAGTTACCACCGACAATTTCGAGATCTCCGTGAAGACGGAGGACTTGGGAAACAAAAAAACTCGATACAGGAAAGCGATGAATAG
- the rplM gene encoding 50S ribosomal protein L13, which yields MNRTFSAKPAEIDRKWHIVDATGLPVGRIAAQVAQVLRGKHKPTFTYNQDCGDFVVIINADRAVLTGSKRDELIYWHTMWPGGLRSVSRGKMLDEKADQLVAKAVWGMMPKTKLGRAMFKKLKVYTGSEHPHEAQQPTPLKVTK from the coding sequence ATGAATAGAACATTCTCAGCTAAGCCGGCGGAGATCGACCGCAAGTGGCATATCGTAGACGCAACGGGACTTCCCGTTGGTCGCATTGCCGCCCAAGTCGCTCAAGTCCTGCGAGGCAAACACAAGCCAACCTTTACTTACAACCAAGATTGTGGGGACTTTGTCGTCATTATCAATGCCGATCGTGCCGTCCTTACGGGCAGTAAGCGCGATGAACTGATCTACTGGCACACCATGTGGCCGGGCGGACTCCGCAGCGTTAGCCGCGGTAAGATGCTCGACGAAAAGGCCGACCAGTTGGTCGCCAAGGCCGTTTGGGGCATGATGCCCAAGACCAAGCTGGGTCGCGCGATGTTCAAGAAGCTCAAGGTTTACACCGGCAGCGAACACCCGCACGAAGCCCAACAACCGACCCCCCTGAAGGTGACTAAGTAA
- the rpsI gene encoding 30S ribosomal protein S9 → MAADRFYGTGRRKCAVARVWVKAGEGKILINGRDCAEYLGRPVLEILVKSPIALLDIDGRYDITCLVKGGGISGQAGAIRLGISRALMEMDANLRPSLKRAGFVTRDARIKERKKYGRKKARRGFQFVKR, encoded by the coding sequence ATGGCAGCAGATCGATTTTATGGCACCGGCCGCCGCAAGTGCGCCGTCGCCCGTGTTTGGGTGAAGGCCGGCGAAGGCAAGATCCTCATCAACGGTCGCGATTGCGCCGAGTACCTCGGTCGCCCGGTTCTGGAAATCCTCGTGAAGAGCCCAATCGCTCTTCTCGACATCGACGGTCGCTACGACATCACTTGCTTGGTCAAGGGTGGCGGCATCTCCGGTCAAGCCGGGGCCATTCGACTCGGCATTAGCCGTGCGCTGATGGAGATGGATGCCAACCTCCGCCCGTCGCTCAAGCGCGCCGGTTTTGTCACCCGCGATGCTCGCATCAAGGAACGCAAAAAGTACGGTCGCAAGAAAGCCCGCCGCGGCTTCCAGTTCGTCAAACGCTAA